From a region of the Bdellovibrio sp. ArHS genome:
- the proS gene encoding proline--tRNA ligase: protein MADTAIVPTRAQNYPEWYQQVITAADMAENSPVRGCMVIKPWGYAVWENMQAVLDRMFKDTGHVNAYFPLLIPLSFLEKEAAHVEGFAKECAVVTHHRLKGDGTGKLVPDGELEEPLIIRPTSETIIGHQFAKWVKSYRDLPILVNQWCNVMRWEMRTRMFLRTAEFLWQEGHTVHATAKEAQEETLQMLDVYSEFAEKYMAMPVIKGMKTPDERFPGAVDTYTIEALMQDRKALQAGTSHFLGQNFAKASEIKYLSAEGKEEFAWTTSWGVSTRLIGGLIMTHSDDNGFVAPPRIAPLHVVIIPIYRNDEEKAQVLDYVQTLAKELKQQNFSGSAVRVKIDDRDLRGGEKAWQYIKQGVPLRVEVGPRDMAKGEVFVGRRDRGPKEKASQTKADFVANIGNLLQEIQDGLFEKAKKFRDENIKRITSLQDFEKYFSGDEASAPGFAMVPWCEEGMGHDLLAKLKVTPRCAPLQQEAVTGNCIFSGKPATKWVLFAKSY from the coding sequence ATGGCAGATACAGCGATTGTTCCTACACGAGCACAAAATTATCCTGAGTGGTACCAACAGGTCATCACTGCGGCTGACATGGCGGAAAATTCTCCGGTTCGCGGTTGCATGGTGATCAAACCTTGGGGCTACGCTGTTTGGGAAAACATGCAGGCTGTTTTAGATCGTATGTTCAAAGACACCGGGCATGTGAATGCTTACTTTCCTTTGTTGATTCCGCTCAGCTTCCTAGAAAAAGAAGCGGCTCACGTCGAAGGTTTTGCGAAAGAATGTGCGGTGGTGACTCATCACCGTCTTAAAGGCGATGGGACCGGAAAGCTTGTTCCGGACGGAGAACTGGAAGAGCCTCTTATCATTCGCCCAACCTCTGAAACTATCATTGGCCACCAATTCGCAAAATGGGTGAAATCTTATCGTGACTTACCGATTTTGGTGAACCAGTGGTGTAACGTGATGAGATGGGAAATGCGTACGCGCATGTTCCTAAGAACGGCAGAGTTCCTATGGCAGGAAGGACATACCGTTCACGCGACGGCGAAAGAGGCTCAGGAAGAAACTTTGCAGATGCTGGACGTCTATTCCGAGTTTGCTGAAAAGTATATGGCGATGCCGGTTATTAAAGGTATGAAAACGCCAGACGAAAGATTTCCGGGCGCGGTAGATACTTATACAATCGAAGCGTTGATGCAAGATCGTAAGGCCCTGCAAGCAGGGACATCGCATTTCTTAGGTCAAAATTTCGCAAAAGCTTCTGAGATCAAATATCTCAGTGCGGAAGGAAAAGAAGAGTTCGCATGGACGACGTCCTGGGGTGTTTCAACCCGTCTTATCGGCGGTTTGATCATGACCCACAGTGATGATAATGGCTTTGTGGCTCCTCCAAGAATTGCGCCTTTGCACGTTGTCATCATTCCGATCTATCGCAATGACGAAGAAAAGGCACAAGTTCTTGATTATGTACAAACTTTGGCCAAAGAACTTAAGCAACAAAACTTCTCAGGCTCTGCGGTGCGCGTGAAAATCGACGATCGTGATCTGCGCGGCGGAGAAAAAGCATGGCAGTACATCAAACAGGGTGTTCCATTGCGCGTGGAAGTGGGTCCTCGGGACATGGCTAAGGGTGAAGTTTTCGTCGGTCGTCGTGACCGTGGTCCTAAAGAAAAGGCTTCACAAACGAAGGCGGATTTTGTTGCGAATATTGGAAATCTTCTGCAAGAAATCCAAGATGGGCTTTTCGAGAAAGCAAAAAAGTTCCGTGATGAGAACATTAAGCGCATCACTTCTTTACAAGACTTTGAAAAGTACTTCTCTGGCGACGAGGCCTCGGCTCCGGGATTCGCGATGGTGCCTTGGTGTGAAGAGGGAATGGGACATGACTTGTTAGCGAAGCTGAAAGTAACGCCACGTTGTGCGCCTTTGCAGCAAGAAGCGGTGACGGGGAATTGTATATTCTCGGGAAAACCGGCGACCAAGTGGGTCCTGTTCGCGAAATCATACTAA
- a CDS encoding sigma-54 dependent transcriptional regulator: MTAQNTKILIIDDEAPIRDVLSASLKDEGYQVFLAHDGESGLKAIREVQPDIVFQDIWMPGKYDGIEVLTMARKEFPQLEFVMISGHGTIETAVKSTKLGAWDFIEKPLSMDKILIVISNILSYQQQKEEKALLLNKLRKSIALIGEAASIMQTKQIIARVAPTNSWILIQGEVGTGKELVAQNVHYMSARASRPFVEINCGGIPEDLLDSEIFGIEKGAMPGVDRVKKGKLDLAQGGTLYIAEICEMNKECQAKLLKYLDEKKYSRVGGHELIENDVRVIAASSKDLEKEVKEGRFREDLYYRLNVIPFRIPALREHVEDIPVLVSYFSDNVARESGYLKKVFSEKAIEKMIAYTWPGNVRELKNFIERVYILTPGEFVDVHDVRFAGLIDKDDEKAVEMQDLSTFREARAQFEKDYLLRKISENSGNISKTAEVIGLERSYLHRKIKAYGIDTKDN; encoded by the coding sequence ATGACAGCTCAAAATACAAAAATTCTGATTATTGATGACGAAGCTCCGATTCGTGATGTGCTCTCGGCTTCATTGAAGGACGAAGGCTATCAAGTTTTCCTTGCCCATGACGGAGAGTCAGGACTCAAAGCCATTCGCGAAGTTCAACCTGATATCGTGTTTCAGGATATCTGGATGCCGGGTAAATACGATGGCATCGAAGTGTTAACGATGGCTCGTAAAGAATTCCCCCAACTCGAGTTCGTGATGATTTCGGGTCATGGGACGATCGAAACAGCCGTGAAGTCCACAAAGCTGGGCGCCTGGGATTTCATCGAAAAGCCTCTGTCCATGGATAAAATCCTGATCGTGATTTCGAATATTTTAAGTTACCAGCAACAAAAAGAAGAAAAGGCGTTGTTATTAAACAAACTTCGTAAGTCGATTGCACTTATCGGAGAAGCCGCTTCGATTATGCAAACAAAGCAGATCATTGCCCGCGTGGCGCCGACCAATTCATGGATTTTAATCCAGGGGGAAGTCGGCACCGGCAAAGAGCTGGTCGCGCAGAACGTGCACTATATGAGCGCGCGCGCCAGCCGTCCTTTTGTTGAAATCAATTGTGGCGGTATCCCGGAGGACCTTCTTGATTCCGAAATCTTCGGTATCGAAAAGGGCGCTATGCCAGGCGTGGACCGAGTAAAAAAAGGCAAACTCGATCTGGCCCAAGGGGGAACACTTTATATCGCCGAGATCTGCGAGATGAATAAAGAATGTCAGGCGAAACTTTTAAAATATCTTGATGAAAAGAAGTACTCCCGCGTTGGTGGTCATGAACTGATCGAAAATGATGTTCGTGTTATTGCTGCTTCTTCCAAAGATCTCGAGAAAGAGGTTAAGGAGGGGCGCTTCCGCGAAGACCTTTATTATCGTCTGAACGTTATTCCTTTCCGCATTCCTGCACTTCGTGAACATGTCGAAGACATCCCAGTATTGGTGTCTTACTTCTCTGACAACGTGGCACGTGAAAGCGGTTATTTGAAAAAAGTATTTTCTGAAAAAGCGATCGAAAAAATGATTGCCTACACTTGGCCAGGCAATGTGCGCGAGCTGAAAAATTTTATTGAGCGCGTTTACATCCTGACTCCGGGTGAATTCGTGGACGTGCATGATGTGCGCTTTGCCGGTCTGATTGACAAAGACGATGAAAAAGCGGTCGAGATGCAGGATCTTTCCACATTCCGCGAAGCCCGCGCTCAATTTGAAAAAGATTATCTGCTTCGCAAGATTTCCGAAAATAGCGGTAACATCAGTAAAACAGCAGAAGTGATCGGTCTGGAAAGAAGTTATCTTCACAGAAAGATCAAAGCATACGGTATTGATACTAAAGACAACTAG
- a CDS encoding ATP-binding protein — protein sequence MENTPVNDDFQPPGPQEFKKRRREIFLVLLVSFLFGLLTWFEIRLFATSQQLPFVHSIFFFGLVNFNIILLLLLLFMIFRNVVKVFVERQGKVFGSSLKAKLIAAFVAFSFVPTVLMFIISVFYINSSFDKWFSAKMAGVLKSSIEVTNAYYFNAKKDNYHFAHKIADSIRNVQNPNEIKKRIENLREEFSLDAVEYYPSLFGKRVVVAAEDDTVPNVPAVSLEFLQKGIKLQAEASIIHQFGDGNLVRVIVPVQEGAEKGAVVVSSFLPLSLISKMNDISTAYDEFRDINPLEYPLKSIYLYILVLMTFVILLAATWFGFYLAKQLSIPIVQLGRATRRVAGGDYTPLQIQSGSEEINDLISSFNQMTVTLEKTLEELDQHARYTDTVLKNVSAGVISVDEHGVVSTINRHAAHLLKIDPDRYIGKSVRDLLTLEYFRTFAELQKTMVDHKVESIQKELRLNVQGEALPLLMTLSILKDERGHEMGKILVFDDLTPIANAQRAAAWTEVARRIAHEIKNPLTPIKLSAERLQRKFGATVTDPAFRECTTMIVKQVDGLKNLVNEFSNFARLPQARPVVANLNSVVEESLGLYRQAHGNVKFVFSKDAELPDFKFDPDQIKRVIVNLVDNSVSAVAKEPQATVEIVTRYDKDIKTVRLTVSDNGEGIPAADRSRIFEPYYSTKEGGTGLGLAIVKRIIEDHNGFIRATANEPKGVKMVIEMPVNEVGAWKPAGE from the coding sequence ATGGAAAACACCCCCGTAAACGACGATTTTCAGCCTCCTGGTCCTCAGGAATTTAAGAAGCGACGCCGCGAGATCTTTCTGGTTCTTTTGGTGTCGTTTTTATTCGGTCTTCTGACTTGGTTTGAAATTCGTCTTTTCGCCACCAGCCAACAACTGCCATTCGTGCACAGTATTTTCTTCTTTGGTCTGGTGAACTTCAATATCATCCTGCTATTGCTTTTGCTGTTCATGATCTTCCGCAATGTCGTGAAGGTTTTCGTCGAACGACAGGGCAAGGTTTTCGGAAGCAGTCTGAAAGCGAAGTTGATTGCCGCGTTTGTGGCCTTCAGTTTCGTTCCGACTGTGCTGATGTTCATTATTTCAGTCTTCTACATCAACTCCAGTTTCGACAAATGGTTCAGCGCCAAGATGGCGGGGGTTCTAAAAAGCTCTATTGAAGTGACCAATGCCTACTATTTCAATGCGAAGAAGGACAACTATCACTTCGCACACAAAATCGCAGATTCCATTCGCAATGTGCAGAACCCGAACGAAATAAAAAAGCGCATTGAAAATCTTCGGGAAGAATTCAGTTTGGATGCCGTCGAATATTATCCCTCGCTCTTTGGTAAGCGCGTGGTGGTGGCGGCGGAAGACGACACGGTTCCGAACGTTCCTGCAGTCTCTTTAGAGTTCTTGCAAAAAGGGATTAAATTGCAGGCGGAAGCCAGCATCATCCATCAGTTCGGGGACGGCAATCTGGTGCGTGTGATTGTCCCCGTGCAAGAAGGGGCGGAAAAAGGCGCGGTCGTTGTCTCTAGCTTTCTGCCTTTGTCACTGATCTCAAAGATGAATGATATTTCGACGGCTTATGATGAGTTTCGTGATATCAACCCTCTTGAATATCCTTTGAAGTCGATCTATCTGTACATTCTTGTTCTGATGACTTTCGTGATCTTGCTAGCCGCGACCTGGTTCGGGTTCTATTTAGCGAAGCAGTTGTCGATTCCCATCGTGCAATTGGGACGAGCCACTCGTCGTGTCGCGGGCGGCGACTATACACCCCTGCAAATTCAGTCGGGTTCAGAGGAAATCAATGATTTGATTTCAAGTTTTAACCAAATGACGGTGACTCTCGAAAAGACGCTGGAAGAATTGGATCAGCATGCGCGTTATACCGATACCGTCCTGAAGAACGTCAGTGCCGGAGTGATTTCGGTGGATGAGCATGGTGTCGTCTCTACGATCAACCGTCATGCGGCTCATCTATTGAAAATTGATCCTGACAGGTACATTGGAAAATCGGTGCGTGATCTTTTAACATTAGAGTACTTCCGCACCTTCGCAGAGCTGCAAAAAACCATGGTGGATCACAAGGTTGAAAGTATCCAAAAAGAACTTCGTTTGAACGTCCAGGGCGAAGCTTTGCCACTCTTGATGACTCTTTCAATTTTGAAAGATGAAAGAGGTCACGAGATGGGTAAGATTTTGGTTTTTGACGATTTAACTCCGATTGCCAATGCTCAACGGGCTGCGGCCTGGACTGAAGTGGCCCGCCGTATCGCCCATGAAATCAAGAACCCTTTGACGCCGATCAAACTTTCCGCAGAACGTCTGCAAAGAAAGTTTGGTGCCACTGTGACCGATCCGGCTTTCCGTGAATGCACGACGATGATCGTAAAGCAGGTCGATGGCTTGAAAAACTTGGTGAACGAGTTCAGTAATTTTGCACGTCTGCCGCAAGCTCGTCCTGTGGTCGCCAATCTTAATAGCGTGGTTGAGGAATCACTGGGCCTTTATCGGCAAGCGCATGGTAACGTCAAATTTGTTTTTTCGAAGGATGCTGAATTGCCGGACTTCAAATTTGACCCTGACCAGATTAAACGCGTGATCGTAAATTTGGTCGACAATTCGGTTTCAGCTGTTGCAAAAGAGCCACAGGCCACAGTGGAAATCGTGACTCGATACGACAAGGATATCAAAACTGTCCGTTTAACGGTGTCTGATAATGGCGAAGGTATTCCTGCGGCAGATCGAAGTCGCATTTTTGAGCCATACTACTCTACAAAAGAGGGCGGAACTGGGCTAGGCTTAGCCATTGTGAAAAGGATCATCGAAGATCATAATGGTTTCATTCGTGCGACAGCCAATGAACCCAAAGGGGTCAAAATGGTGATCGAAATGCCAGTCAATGAAGTGGGTGCTTGGAAACCTGCTGGCGAGTAG
- the ribH gene encoding 6,7-dimethyl-8-ribityllumazine synthase has protein sequence MGLKVGVVTARFNNEITEKLEEGAISYLESCEGVEIFAALVPGAVELPLACQAFLDAGCDGVVALGAVIRGETSHYDYVCNSVTDGITRLMLDYKKPIGFGVLTTENEEQALARAGGAHGNKGEEAAQVVMEMIGLTQEIPATLKTAAILAKPKAAKSSKAASKTQKKKKNAKK, from the coding sequence ATGGGTCTTAAAGTTGGTGTAGTCACAGCTCGTTTTAATAATGAAATCACGGAAAAACTGGAAGAAGGAGCAATCTCTTATCTTGAGTCTTGTGAAGGCGTTGAAATCTTCGCGGCTCTTGTTCCTGGTGCAGTCGAGTTGCCTTTGGCTTGTCAGGCTTTCCTGGATGCTGGTTGTGATGGCGTCGTGGCCCTGGGAGCCGTGATTCGTGGCGAAACTTCTCATTACGACTATGTCTGCAATTCGGTAACGGATGGAATCACTCGGTTGATGCTTGATTACAAAAAACCTATCGGGTTTGGTGTTTTGACGACTGAGAACGAAGAGCAGGCCTTGGCTCGTGCGGGTGGTGCTCACGGTAATAAAGGTGAAGAAGCCGCTCAGGTGGTTATGGAAATGATCGGTTTGACTCAAGAGATTCCGGCGACTTTGAAAACCGCGGCGATCTTGGCCAAACCTAAGGCGGCCAAGTCCTCGAAAGCTGCATCAAAAACACAAAAAAAGAAGAAAAATGCTAAAAAGTAA